The Henckelia pumila isolate YLH828 chromosome 2, ASM3356847v2, whole genome shotgun sequence genome includes a window with the following:
- the LOC140883561 gene encoding U-box domain-containing protein 20-like — MISSWKRLKAALRAAKKREDIAAMELTTPTHFICPISLDLMKDPVTLSTGITYDRRSIESWIEAGNATCPITNKVLRDVEPIPNHAIRKIIQDWCVENSSFGVERIPTPRIPISSHEVFEILAEVEDAIKRDDIRYSLELVSRIKALAKESERNKRCIVSNGAGRVLSFSFQSLSTSNSVDKQVSLLEEILSTLTMMMTMLSCMDEEMMRNLSKNHSLHTIVWFLRFGSLTGQRNAALVLKTILSWNQEKVEDLVKIQGFLDAVVKLIKNPICPTTTKASLMAIHHILVSSTSLTNKNETLITRLLEMGLVQSVLVNIVDSDRSTCEKGLGVLDGICSHLEGRKKVVENALFIPLVVKKLLRISGLATEFSVSILWKLLAKCDENGDGGRLILEALQVGAFHKLLLVLQVGCNGSTKEKVTEILKTLNVYRNRGECVDSSDFKNLKRPF; from the coding sequence ATGATTTCCTCATGGAAAAGGCTAAAAGCTGCACTGCGTGCAGCCAAGAAACGAGAGGATATTGCTGCCATGGAGCTAACAACACCGACCCATTTCATTTGCCCGATTTCGCTAGACTTAATGAAAGATCCGGTAACCTTGTCGACCGGGATAACATACGACAGGCGGAGCATCGAGTCGTGGATCGAGGCCGGAAACGCCACCTGTCCGATCACCAACAAAGTGTTGAGAGATGTCGAGCCTATACCTAACCATGCCATAAGGAAAATCATCCAAGATTGGTGCGTCGAGAATAGTTCCTTCGGTGTGGAAAGGATCCCAACTCCTAGAATTCCCATAAGTTCTCATGAAGTTTTCGAGATACTCGCCGAAGTCGAGGATGCAATCAAACGAGATGATATAAGATACTCCCTTGAGCTGGTGTCAAGAATCAAGGCGTTAGCCAAAGAAAGCGAAAGAAACAAGAGGTGTATTGTGTCTAATGGCGCCGGAAGAGTTCTATCCTTTTCATTCCAGTCGTTATCGACGTCGAATTCGGTCGACAAGCAGGTTTCTTTGCTTGAAGAGATCTTGTCTACtttgacgatgatgatgacgatgttgtCTTGTATGGATGAAGAGATGATGAGGAATCTTTCCAAGAATCATTCTTTACATACCATCGTGTGGTTCTTGAGGTTTGGAAGCTTGACAGGGCAAAGAAACGCGGCATTAGTATTGAAGACAATACTTTCTTGGAATCAAGAAAAGGTGGAGGATTTGGTGAAGATCCAAGGTTTTCTTGATGCAGTAGTGAAGTTGATCAAGAACCCCATCTGCCCTACGACAACAAAAGCTTCACTCATGGCAATACACCATATTTTAGTATCATCCACATCCTTGACAAACAAGAACGAGACTCTAATTACAAGACTTCTTGAAATGGGATTGGTGCAAAGTGTTCTTGTGAATATCGTCGATTCGGATAGAAGCACGTGCGAGAAGGGATTAGGTGTCTTGGATGGGATTTGCAGCCATTTGGAGGGGAGGAAGAAGGTTGTCGAGAATGCTCTATTCATTCCACTCGTGGTGAAGAAACTACTACGGATTTCGGGTTTGGCGACCGAGTTTTCGGTTTCCATCTTGTGGAAACTGCTGGCCAAGTGTGATGAAAATGGAGACGGGGGTCGTCTGATTCTTGAAGCGCTTCAAGTTGGGGCTTTTCACAAGTTATTGTTGGTTTTACAAGTTGGATGCAATGGAAGTACAAAGGAGAAAGTGACTGAGATTTTAAAGACGTTGAATGTGTACAGAAATAGAGGGGAATGCGTTGATTCTTCCGATTTCAAGAATCTCAAAAGGCCATTTTGA